In Lathyrus oleraceus cultivar Zhongwan6 chromosome 2, CAAS_Psat_ZW6_1.0, whole genome shotgun sequence, the DNA window ATCATATAAAATCaattcaaaatcattttttacCAAAGACAAACTACACTAAACTCCAGCAGTAATCTTCAAACATAAGAGGATGCCCAAACAACCAACTTTGGTCAATGGTCCTTGTAACAAAGTAATAGTCCTTTCAAGAAAAGTGTGAATGAGACAAGAGAACTATGCAAAAAGTTATTCAATGTTTATCTACTTATATCAACTATATGCAATTATATCAACATTATTGTACTGAAACCAATGGTAAATTGCTTCAATGCTCCCTCACCTAGCAAAGTTGGCAGCTTCTGCTTCCCCTCCATGCATTTAGAAATAACTTTATTTTCCAGTCAGACCAGTAGGGTGGACTTAGACTCAGAACCATACTATGTTTTGCCAAATGTAGACACAAAAGACAGTTAAAAAAAAGGCAATTGTATTTCACTCTTTCATTCACCTTCATCACAGTTGGTTTGCAGGGGTATCAGTATACCACAGTTCATGATACAACATCTACATTTGACACTGCGACATCATTAATAATTTGAAAAGTCATATATTTGAATGTAACTGCGGATGGTTGGTGTGGTGTCGACGTCGAACACAAGATGAGACTTCAATCTTAAGTGAAAGTGCTACATTGCAATCTACATATCACATGGGCAAAATGGGATTGATCATCTATCTATACATACCCAAGTAATTTCTCCTATGGTAATATTCTCTTCACGTCGCGCTCTTGTTCGGCAACTTTAGCTTTGTTGTATACAGACTCAAAAGCCTCCATGCACACACTTGAAAACCCTACAATCCCTTGAAAAACTTGAGGACAACCCATTTGCAAGTTATTCAGTGTCATTGCCCTTGTCACACTCACAGCCTTTTCATGCTTTGTTTTCTCTTCTTCAGCCTTCGCTCTCATAGCTTCCACCTTAGCTCGCTTCTCCACGACAGGGTCCTTCGTTCTTCTCACAGAACCAGACCGTTCCGACATGGAGTAAGGACCGTACTTGCACTCCAAGGATCTAAGCTGAACCACCTTCTTCTCAAACTCTTTGAACGCGTAGTCCGACTTCTTCTTTTGCTTATGTTCCTCCGTCTGTTGAACTACAATCGCGTGAATAACGGTCAACAAGCTTTTTATTCCTTCGGACGCTACCTTGTCAGGTATATGCTCAACAGCAAGGTGCCATTGTTCGCAGAGAGTGTATATCTTTGACTCCTCAGATGTTCTGCTAAGAGGGTTTCGGCTAAACTGGTAAAGGCTGAGCCTTAGCCAACCCGAGAGGGATTCAATATAATCCCGGTGAGCTTTAAAGAGGTTGCAAAAGGACTGGTGCCATTGTTGTACCTCAAGCTCCAATTGAAGCGTTGATTGCCTATGAATTTCAGACGTCGGGTTATTTGACGGGATGGTATTAAGGTATTCCAGTTGCTGGACTATATGCATCTGGACTTGATGACACTCATACATGCTTCTCCACATGCACATCAACCTGAGAACACAAGAATCACAACGCTCACCGAGACGAACTTTATCAGATAACAAAATGAAAAAACACTCGTTATTTGCTATGCATGTGCGTGTAATATCAACTACTCATTTATTCGGTACCGACTGATATTACTTATTTGAGCCGGATCATAATAAACAATATTTTATTAGTGCTACACATTCTGTTAGAAAATCAGAAGTGACAATAATATAAATCTTAAGCATTTGACAAGGTCAAATTACTTGTCCCCAATAAGGTACCACTTTTTTTATCAACCTGTCTCTAAACAGTGGATATTGTACTAGTGAGTTGCTAAAGTTATGGAAAAAGTATCTCTTGATTTATGAGCAGAAAACAGACAGAAAAGAACCATCATGCAGGTAACATCCCATCTATTGTTACAAAAAATCACTTATAAATTCCATTGGGAAAATATATGGTACAAAGCAACAATAAATGGTTAGTTTTAGAGACCCTTCATCTCACTTGTTCAGAAAACGAGATTTTGGTCGTACAGATTGTACTTATCAAGATAAGGTTTGTCTTCCCCAAAAACAAGTGAGAAACACAACAACTCAATCCAGCAAAAACTATCAAATAGTTTATTTAAAACTTAGAACAATTGTTTTCTACTGTTAATAATAATACTATGCTATGCATGTACTCTGAACCAATTCGTAGTACTTGATTCTCTCACTCTACTGCTACATACAGCAAGCACAAACACCTGTCACTCCCCCAAGCAAGCACAAGGATAGAACGGATAGCTCGCGCGCTCGAATTTTCACACTTTCACTAAGTAAGCAAGTCGGTGGATGCTGGATCGAGATTATACGGTCTAAATTTCAATCTCAATACTATGAATGGTTATTTTAAATATCAAAACATGTTTGCTTTATGGACCATATAATCTCAATCCAACTGTCCCCGTTGTGCTAACTGCTAACCGCTAACCGCGTGAATTTGTAACTTGAGTAAAGGGGTCTCAAGACTCGgtttctattttttttatatcTGAAACGTTTATGCAAATTAGTTTCTGAGGGCTCACTAGAATCAGGGAAAGACTATCAAGACTCACTTACCGAGATACTCGCAGATTACTCATGTTGCTAATTTTTAACTGATGATATATGCTATTGTTTTCTACTATGTAAAGCTATGTATGAAATTGAAAAATGAAGTAGAGAATATGAGAAGACTGACCCTTTGACAAGCTCAATGAGTTGAGGGTAAAGCTCTATCTCCCTTAATTTGACGATTTCGGCCGATGTACTATCAATGGCTTGCGAAGAAACCATTATTTGTGATTCTAATTTCTCCACTTCTTTCTTCGCCTTTTCTGTCCTCAAATAGTCCGCACTTCTCATCTCTAACTTCCTTACCATTGCCACCTTCTTCTCATGCTCCATCTTTATTAATTTAGCATTCTTAAACCAACCAAACAATATCAAATGAGTTAAGAAACATTGTTTAAAAACTCGCAAATTCAATTTCTTAAAAAGttcaaaaattgattttttttaccGTACTCCTTAACATGTGCCCTAAGGTTTGTGCCGTTATGGCACAGGTTAACAAGACCCAAGAAACTATTAGTGAAAGTTAACAAATAACCTAATGAATCTAATAATAAAAGGGTTAGATTTCTTCTTTAATCATCAAATCAACCTTACTTTGGAGACTTGAAAAAGATGAGGGAAAATAAAGTTACATGACTACTAATGGAAAACCAATATAGTCATCCACAGAATGTTGGTTGCAAAGAACAGAAATTCTTCACTAGACCCACAACATGTTTATGGCCACAAAAGACAAATCTTCTTCAACctttatttctcttttttttcttttattagTATAATTATCCTCTAAGTCATTTGGATCCACAGTCTTAAATCTCAATCGTCCAATCTCAGTCAAAATCATATAAAATCGATTTTGTTATCGTATAATCTGAACCGTCGTATCTCAAATTAAGCGTCGAGATCGTTTAAGATGTTCTTTTTCGAGGCTTAGGAATAGGAAGAGAAAAAAAGAGGTACACTCACCTTGACCTCTTGGTACAATTTCTTCTCCCATGCATATAGCCTCTCAACAGTAGAGGAATGTCCACCATTTCCAACACCATTATTAGCCCTAAAACTACCAACAGAAACCTCCTGAGTCAGCTTGCCAAATCCATTCAATTTAGGACTGGAAGAACCCCAAGCCCACATTGATGGACTCAAACTCCATCCATTTCCGTACATTTTACCTACCACCAACAAGTACATCATAAACACAACCTTCAAAATTCAAAAACATGAATGTTGAACAAAAACAACACAAAGCAAATAACAATAAACAA includes these proteins:
- the LOC127120130 gene encoding protein ALTERED PHOSPHATE STARVATION RESPONSE 1, producing MGCCYSRLEREETVTHCKSRKRYMKNLVQARHAFSAAHVMYIRSLRSTGSALFHFANAEKTTHVNHHLPPEPQPILPPPPPRAPSSMPPPPPPPMSPSLSSYTWTSGTGSSPLPPPPPPPPPPPVMSSGWDLWDPFMQQQQQQPPPPSSRSATEEEWEATTTTGSEVVVMAGGAAASMATPSSGVVGFSKETPSELAMVVSRNSKDLVEVIKELDDYFLKAADAGSHVSFLLQVPTSGFSDYSKASKMYGNGWSLSPSMWAWGSSSPKLNGFGKLTQEVSVGSFRANNGVGNGGHSSTVERLYAWEKKLYQEVKNAKLIKMEHEKKVAMVRKLEMRSADYLRTEKAKKEVEKLESQIMVSSQAIDSTSAEIVKLREIELYPQLIELVKGLMCMWRSMYECHQVQMHIVQQLEYLNTIPSNNPTSEIHRQSTLQLELEVQQWHQSFCNLFKAHRDYIESLSGWLRLSLYQFSRNPLSRTSEESKIYTLCEQWHLAVEHIPDKVASEGIKSLLTVIHAIVVQQTEEHKQKKKSDYAFKEFEKKVVQLRSLECKYGPYSMSERSGSVRRTKDPVVEKRAKVEAMRAKAEEEKTKHEKAVSVTRAMTLNNLQMGCPQVFQGIVGFSSVCMEAFESVYNKAKVAEQERDVKRILP